Proteins encoded together in one Portunus trituberculatus isolate SZX2019 chromosome 39, ASM1759143v1, whole genome shotgun sequence window:
- the LOC123515447 gene encoding uncharacterized protein LOC123515447 isoform X1 produces MKDTPALLLLLLPLLLPGGFLGSAHAQQCSSAFQTVNHQYNFITTAHRTEGHQTNTTMYVNPERGLRVVLEVEGSDNNYTAEFVLGRYCFPGYWQWWELWVKVKLMRASSMYGQVKTTYKLQVRTNMCVRSCTKTINMQGLVSLHVWASGASRWRLDHPGTHCGTIPQWMAGTYIWTILTCRDGKLPPITTTLPTSTTHATPRTTSPTTKTTSPTPTTTPASPTTTSTTPITLAAHKAIPGNPAATMTGGIVGGVVAGLSVVVAVIVMIVLRRRRGEPTTEGKNQCMKILAGENLSTACMELLRGKNPSTACMNLLKTFDPHSKGANVNKDSLPGHHADHTSSPLLYKATARRFARCLSCSAFLCVPV; encoded by the exons ATGAAGGACAcgcccgccctcctcctcctcctcctccctctgctgcTGCCTGGAGGATTCCTTGGCAGTGCCCACGCCCAGCAATGTTCCTCTGCTTTCCAGACCGTGAACCATCAATACAACTTTATTACCACTGCACACAGAACAGAAGGTCACCAGACAAACACAACCATGTACGTGAACCCAGAGCGAGGCCTGAGAGTTGTGCTGGAAGTGGAAGGAAGCGACAACAACTACACCGCCGAGTTCGTGCTGGGGAGATACTGTTTCCCGGGTTACTGGCAGTGGTGGGAGTTGTGGGTGAAGGTGAAGCTTATGAGAGCATCCTCAATGTACGGCCAAGTGAAGACAACATACAAACTTCAGGTGAGGACAAACATGTGTGTCAGATCGTGTACCAAGACAATCAACATGCAAGGTCTTGTCAGCCTCCACGTCTGGGCTTCCGGCGCCTCACGTTGGAGACTTGACCACCCGGGGACACACTGCGGCACCATCCCTCAATGGATGGCAGGCACTTACATATGGACCATCCTGACGTGCAGAGATGGTAAACTTCCACCAATAACGACAACCCTTCCCACGTCCACAACCCATGCCACACCCAGAACAACCTCTCCTACGACTAAAACAACTTCTCCCACGCCCACAACAACCCCTGCCAGTCCAACAACAACCTCTACCACTCCAATAACCCTTGCTGCGCACAAAGCAATCCCTGGCAATCCTGCAGCCACTATGACTGGTGGGATTGTTGGGGGAGTAGTAGCAGGATTAAGTGTAGTTGTggcggtgatagtgatgattgtGCTGAGGCGGCGGCGTGGTGAACCAACAACGGaag GCAAGAACCAGTGTATGAAAATATTGGCAGGCGAGAATCTGTCAACAGCTTGTATGGAACTGTTGAGAGGCAAGAATCCGTCAACAGCCTGTATGAACCTCTTGAAAACTTTCGACCCACACAGTAAGGGAGCCAATGTCAACAAGGACTCTCTCCCGGGACACCACGCTGACcacacctcttccccactcCTGTACAAGGCAACAGCTCGCCGGTTCGCCCGCTGCTTGAGCTGCTCTGCTTTCCTTTGTGTCCCGGTGTGA
- the LOC123515447 gene encoding uncharacterized protein LOC123515447 isoform X2: protein MKDTPALLLLLLPLLLPGGFLGSAHAQQCSSAFQTVNHQYNFITTAHRTEGHQTNTTMYVNPERGLRVVLEVEGSDNNYTAEFVLGRYCFPGYWQWWELWVKVKLMRASSMYGQVKTTYKLQVRTNMCVRSCTKTINMQGLVSLHVWASGASRWRLDHPGTHCGTIPQWMAGTYIWTILTCRDGKLPPITTTLPTSTTHATPRTTSPTTKTTSPTPTTTPASPTTTSTTPITLAAHKAIPGNPAATMTGGIVGGVVAGLSVVVAVIVMIVLRRRRGEPTTEDVAMRPQNTESPRGENINSLYEPTYRQEPVYENIGRRESVNSLYGTVERQESVNSLYEPLENFRPTQ, encoded by the exons ATGAAGGACAcgcccgccctcctcctcctcctcctccctctgctgcTGCCTGGAGGATTCCTTGGCAGTGCCCACGCCCAGCAATGTTCCTCTGCTTTCCAGACCGTGAACCATCAATACAACTTTATTACCACTGCACACAGAACAGAAGGTCACCAGACAAACACAACCATGTACGTGAACCCAGAGCGAGGCCTGAGAGTTGTGCTGGAAGTGGAAGGAAGCGACAACAACTACACCGCCGAGTTCGTGCTGGGGAGATACTGTTTCCCGGGTTACTGGCAGTGGTGGGAGTTGTGGGTGAAGGTGAAGCTTATGAGAGCATCCTCAATGTACGGCCAAGTGAAGACAACATACAAACTTCAGGTGAGGACAAACATGTGTGTCAGATCGTGTACCAAGACAATCAACATGCAAGGTCTTGTCAGCCTCCACGTCTGGGCTTCCGGCGCCTCACGTTGGAGACTTGACCACCCGGGGACACACTGCGGCACCATCCCTCAATGGATGGCAGGCACTTACATATGGACCATCCTGACGTGCAGAGATGGTAAACTTCCACCAATAACGACAACCCTTCCCACGTCCACAACCCATGCCACACCCAGAACAACCTCTCCTACGACTAAAACAACTTCTCCCACGCCCACAACAACCCCTGCCAGTCCAACAACAACCTCTACCACTCCAATAACCCTTGCTGCGCACAAAGCAATCCCTGGCAATCCTGCAGCCACTATGACTGGTGGGATTGTTGGGGGAGTAGTAGCAGGATTAAGTGTAGTTGTggcggtgatagtgatgattgtGCTGAGGCGGCGGCGTGGTGAACCAACAACGGaag ATGTAGCAATGCGCCCACAGAACACGGAATCACCACGCGGAGAAAATATCAACAGCTTATATGAACCTACTTACAGGCAAGAACCAGTGTATGAAAATATTGGCAGGCGAGAATCTGTCAACAGCTTGTATGGAACTGTTGAGAGGCAAGAATCCGTCAACAGCCTGTATGAACCTCTTGAAAACTTTCGACCCACACAGTAA